In Thermodesulfobacteriota bacterium, the following proteins share a genomic window:
- a CDS encoding patatin-like phospholipase family protein: protein MASPRIGLALGSGSARGWAHIGVLQALEEMGVKPDVISGCSAGAIVAGAYAGGNLQKLADWLVTLNRKTVLGFFDFSLFGGGVIAGERLFDFFKEHIGDSNIEDLPIPFTAVATELDSGREVWLNSGSLLEAIRASISLPGMFTPARINNEWMIDGGLVNPIPVSACWAMKAEVVIAVNVSAGIIRAHLQGNRDRNDKRGDKEEAEKAGPDKKTGWWDTGFFKKISGDSDTPGVFDVIHSSILIMQERITRSRLAGDPPDLLLLPRVSDIGLMEFHRAQEAIDEGRRCVERAGKSILDVIELNQ from the coding sequence ATGGCCTCTCCACGAATCGGCCTGGCCCTGGGCAGCGGCTCGGCCCGCGGCTGGGCGCATATCGGCGTACTCCAGGCCTTGGAGGAGATGGGCGTCAAGCCCGATGTCATCAGCGGATGCTCGGCCGGGGCCATCGTGGCCGGGGCATACGCCGGCGGAAATCTCCAGAAACTGGCCGATTGGCTGGTCACCCTGAACCGGAAAACCGTCCTGGGCTTTTTTGATTTCAGCCTGTTCGGCGGCGGCGTCATTGCCGGTGAGCGGCTGTTTGACTTTTTTAAAGAGCATATCGGCGACAGCAACATAGAGGATTTACCGATACCCTTTACCGCCGTTGCCACCGAACTGGACTCCGGCCGGGAGGTGTGGCTGAATTCCGGCTCCCTGCTGGAAGCGATCCGGGCCTCGATCTCCCTGCCGGGCATGTTTACGCCCGCCCGGATCAACAATGAATGGATGATTGACGGCGGCCTGGTCAACCCGATTCCGGTTTCTGCCTGCTGGGCCATGAAAGCCGAGGTGGTCATCGCCGTCAATGTCAGCGCCGGCATTATCCGGGCCCATCTCCAGGGTAACCGGGACAGGAACGATAAACGAGGCGACAAAGAGGAAGCGGAGAAAGCCGGGCCTGATAAAAAAACCGGCTGGTGGGACACGGGCTTCTTTAAGAAAATCAGCGGCGACAGTGACACGCCCGGTGTTTTCGATGTCATCCACAGTTCTATTCTGATTATGCAGGAACGCATCACGCGCAGCCGGCTGGCCGGTGATCCGCCGGATCTGCTGCTCCTGCCGCGGGTCAGCGATATCGGGCTGATGGAGTTTCACCGGGCTCAGGAAGCCATTGACGAGGGCCGGCGCTGCGTGGAGCGGGCCGGCAAGTCCATTCTGGATGTCATCGAACTGAATCAATAA
- a CDS encoding NUDIX hydrolase, whose translation MSVKINSRETMFHVGRFRLDTETITLDNGNDTTVHVLRHPGAVAVVPFLDEGTVILIHQYRHSVGDYIWEIPAGTLDAGEDPLACAGRELIEETGFRAGTFTAIGPIFPAPGYSDEQIHLFLAGDLAPDVQNLEPDEVIHVRRVPLLQALGMIDSGEIRDAKTIAGLLLAGRHKQSI comes from the coding sequence ATGAGCGTGAAGATCAACAGCCGGGAAACGATGTTTCATGTCGGCCGGTTCCGTCTGGACACGGAAACCATTACCCTGGACAACGGCAACGATACCACGGTCCATGTGCTGAGACACCCTGGTGCAGTGGCCGTAGTGCCTTTTCTGGATGAGGGAACTGTTATCCTGATTCACCAGTACCGGCATAGCGTGGGCGACTATATCTGGGAAATTCCCGCCGGAACACTGGACGCGGGCGAAGACCCGCTAGCCTGCGCCGGCCGGGAGCTGATTGAAGAGACCGGCTTTCGCGCCGGAACGTTCACTGCCATCGGCCCGATTTTCCCCGCGCCCGGGTATTCGGACGAACAGATTCATCTGTTCCTGGCCGGCGACCTGGCGCCCGACGTTCAGAACCTGGAGCCGGACGAGGTCATTCACGTTCGCCGGGTCCCTTTGCTCCAGGCACTGGGAATGATTGACAGCGGCGAGATCCGCGATGCCAAAACCATTGCCGGTCTGTTGCTGGCCGGCCGTCACAAACAAAGCATATAA